The genomic DNA GGCATAGATTATAGTACGTACCCATATTGTAACATGTAAAAAGCAAACATTTGGAGAAATAATGACATTTAATGAAAAAATTTCTAATTACATTCATCAACTTAAGGAAAAAGGTGAGTATAAACGCATACAAACTTTATTATCTGCTCAGGATGCACAAGTTGAAATGAAAGGCTATGATAAAGTTATGGTATTTTCTTCAAATAACTATTTAGGTTTGGCTAATGAAAGCTCAGTCAAAGATGCCATGAAGAAAAGTATTGATGTTTATGGCGCAGGCACAGCATCAGTAAGGTTTATATGCGGGACTTTAGGAATTCATCAGCAATTAGAACAAGCTACAGCGGACTTGGTTGGAACAGAAGCTGCAACTACATATGCTTCTTGTTGGAATGCAAACGAGGCTGTATTTCAAACATTATTTGGTGAAGGAGATATTCTAATTTCAGATGCTTTGAATCATGCTTCTATTATTGATGGTATGCGTTTGGCAAAAAAAGTTGATAAGAAAGTTTATCAACACAGTGATATGAATCATTTGGAAAATATTTTAAAAGAGTCTTCTGCTTATGAGAATAGGGTTATTATTACAGATGGTGTGTTTTCTATGGAAGGAGATATTGCTAAGTTACCTGAAATCATTGCTTTGGCAAAAAAATACAATGCTATTATTGTTATAGATGACTCGCATTCAACCGGTGTTTTAGGTGCAACAGGAAGAGGTACGGCGGAACATTTTGATTTAATGGGGCAAGTTGATATTATCACAGGCACGTATGGTAAAGCTTTAGGTGGCGCCGCAGGGGGTTTTATAGCTGGTAAAAAAGATGTTGTAGACTACTGTGTTCAGCAATCCCGACCGCAACTATTTTCAAACGCTTTACCTCCTGCTGTAGCCGCAAGTGCATTGCAAGCAATTCAAATTCTTGTTAGAGAACCAGAAAGAGTAGAAAAACTTAGGAATAATGCTAAATATTTTAGACGTCGTATCAAAGATAAAGGCTTAAATCCTTTGGAAGGGGATACACCCATTGTGCCTATTATTGTTGGCGAAACCTCATTAGCCATAAAAATGAGTGAGCGTTTACTAGAAGAAGGTTTATTTGTTACAGGCTTTGGATTTCCTGTTGTTCCCAAAGGTGAGGCACGTTTAAGAATACAAATTTCTTCAGCACATAATAAAGAATTGATGGATCAAGCCATTGAAAAAATAGCAAATGTTTATGCGCAACTTAACTAAAAAAAAGTTTGCTTGGTTTTTAAGTACAGACTATTTGCTGAAAAACCCAGTTAATTTATAGTGCTTAAAAATTCTGAGTAGATTAATTTTTTAAATTTTAGAGATAGTGTTTTAAATTGAAGTAGTAACAAGAGAAAAAAACAATTTCTACCAACTCAGACAGTTGCTTGGCTTTGTCAAGCAAAACCCGCTGCACGAAATCTGTTTTTTCTCTTAAGGCGTTACTATGTAAACTTAAAATACTATGGTTGAAGTATAGCGGTTTAGTTAGATTTTTTAAATAAACTTTATTTTTGGGCTAATGCAATGTACCAGACTTTTTCTGATATAAAATATAAGATGGCTTGATTGTCTTTTCCTTTAGAAAAATAAGTTTTAAAGTCAGCAGTATTTTCTTCTTCAGGTGTAAAAGTAAAAGCATTTTCTTGTTTTAGTGCTAAGTCAATATTTTGTATTACCAGGTCAGTGTTTGAATTTTCTTCTTGGTTGAAGGTGCTTAGGCTAGCCGTTTGATTGTTGCAAAAACTTTTAAATTTAGGGGATAGGGCATAAATATCATATTTCTTGTCTTTGTATAAAGCTGCGCTTACTGGCTGAGCTTTAAGTGCGCTGAATAGTTCTGAGTTAAATCGTAAAAGATACAAATCAGATCGATAGGTTTCATCACTATCTTCACAAAACTCATTGATTGAGCAATTCTGTAAACCAAATTCAGGTGAAGAGACAGAAATATAAAATTCAGTATCAATGTCATTTTCTGACGTATAACGGAAGCTTTCACCATCTTGGGTTAATTGATCTTGTGGCACAGAAAAGCTCTGGCCAATAAAGGAGTTATTATCGTTTTTAAAAGCAGGGCTTAAGCTGTAAATACCTTCTTTATTTCTATTTAAGTACATTGGGCCATAGTCAATTGATATAACGGATGCTTTTTCTCCGGGTTCTAGGCCTCCTCGTCTTCCAGTCTGTCTTCTTCTAGCTTCAGCCAATTCTGAAACACTTGAATTTCCATTGTCTTGAAGATTTTGCTGTCTATCATCATCAGTAGGAGGGGTGCTTTCTTGTTCTTTATAGTTGCAGGTCGTAGAAAGTGCAATATTAAGCCTGATCATATCCTCTGTTTTTGAGTCGTCTGTGGTTTTGTCTTCTTTACTAACAGGGTTTTCGGGTAAGTTGAGTTGTCCTGGTGTTATAGGAGCATTGAGGTCTACTTGTATTTTATCGGGTGTACAAAATACAAGACTTAAAAGACATAGATAAATTAAGCTGTTTAAATAAATTTTATACACTTCAGGTGTATTATATGTATTTTAGGATGCATTGCAACACTTTTTTTAGCTTTAAACTACTGTAAACACACTATTTTTAAAAAATAATACAAGATTAGGTAGACAATCATGACGTTTTGTTAGAATGTTCTGCCTATGAAAAAAACATTGATGGATACATATAAAATTAGTTTTACAAAAAGTAGTGGTTACAAAAATGTTATTTTAGCAATAGATAAGAATTTTGTCCTACAAGATAATTCAATAACTCTTGATGTTGCAATTAAATCCAGGGTTGAAACATTTTTAAATGCTAATAACCAAGATAAAGAAAAAAAAGTTCTAAGTTTTTCTCTTTATGAACACGGCATAGAGCAAGTTTATTTGGTTAATGTTGATACAAAAGATAATGCTGCCTTGATTGAAAGATTTGCCAGCTTAGGTCAAAAAGTACGCTCCGCAAAAATCGCTGATATAGCGCTGTATGCTTGGAAAGGTGCCTCTGGCTCAGGAGCTTTAGCGGCTGCTGCAGAAGGTTTTCTTTTAGGAAGCTATGTTTTTAAAGGTTATAAAAACCTTAAGGGTTATCAAGTAGATTTTACTGGCCTAGATATTGTTGTTTCTGATGCTGAAAAAACCAAGACGCTTGAAGCCGAGCTTGATGAAGTTAAAGCTATGGTTGCAGGGACTTTTTTAACCAGAGACCTTGTTAATGAGCCAGCCAATATCATAAACCCATCTAGTATGGAACAAATTGCACGCGACTTAGCCAAATCAGGTGTATGGAAAGTTGAAGTTTTGGATCAGCAGCAGATCATTAAAAAAGGCATGAATTTACTTAATTCTGTGGGTATGGGGAGTATTGAAAAGCCAAGATTGGTACACTTATCCTATAGACCTCAAGGAGCAAAAAAAACAATTGCTGTTGTAGGTAAAGGTGTGACCTATGATACGGGTGGTTACTCTTTAAAACCGCAAAATGCCATGTATGGCATGAAATCAGATATGGGTGGGGCAGGTACATGTTATGGTTTGGTGAGTATTATTGCTAAAACTGGTATTAAAGTTAATGTTGATGTGTACACTCCATTGGTTGAAAATATGGTCAGTGATAGAGCAACTAAGCCGGGAGATGTTTTTGTTGCTTATAATGGTAGAAGTGTAGAAATTGAAAACACAGATGCCGAAGGCCGACTTATCTTAGCGGATGCATTATCTTATGCTGCAGAAAAAAAACCAGATTATATTGTTGATATGGCTACATTAACAGGAGCAATTGTTGTTGCGCTTGGTGATGAAATATTTGCTGCCTTTACCAAAGAAGATGAAGTCTTTACTGGAATTGAGAAAGCTGCGCAGGCATCGTCTGAAAAAATTTGGAGAATGCCTTTAGAAGAGTCTTATAAAAAGATGCTTAAGAGTGATGTTGCCGATTGTAAAAACGTTGGAACGCGTTCAGGCGGCGCAATAACAGCGGCTTTGTTTTTATCAGAGTTTGTTGGTGATGTCCCTTGGTGTCATTTAGATATAGCTCCAACTGCTTTTAGTGATACAAATTCTGCTTTATTTCCTAAAGGCGGTACGGGCAACCCTGTGAGAAGTATGTATCGTTGGTTAAAGAGCTTAGCTTAATAACTGAAGCACATAAATTATTAAGAACGTGCTGTTTGTAAAAAGAGCACGTTTTTTATTGTGAAAAAAAGAAAACAGTAAATTTATCAAAAAAACTTAAGGCATTGGGAAAGAACCAGCACATTATGGGAATATAGGCATTGGCAACACTATGATAAATAATGGCCGGCCATAGGCTTTTATGAAAATGGGTAGCATAAGCCATGGCAACTCCAAGCACCAGTGAACCTAAATGATAGGTGCCGTGGGTACTCATAAATAACAAGGCGCTAAATAATACTGCAATATGCAAGTTGTATTTTTGTTTTAGGGCAGGGAATAATAAACCTCTAAAAAAAATTTCTTCACTCAGAGGTGCTAATAAAAATAAAAAAGCATAGTCCATTTGAGTATAGGGGCAAATGCTTTGGCCATGCCAGGGAATAAACCATTGACCAGTTTTTTGGTAGTCAAGAAAACTATAAGCTCCAAGCAAAAACATGCTAAAAAACGGGATGATTGATGCATACGCTAAGCCGTAGAGTATATTTTTAATAATTGAGTGGGTAAAGTAAGCTTTGATATTAAGTTTTAAAGGTTGAGCAAACCGTATAATAAAAAATGAAGCTAAAAATAAATAAATTTGCGGTGATAATAAAACTGTAGAAAAAGAGTTTCGTCCAATATTTTGCGCTGGCAACACCCAAGCATTAAAAAGCCCGGCATAAATAAGCAAGGCAACTAAAATAGAATTGAGGGGCATTAAATTTGACCGCTGGTGGTTAAATAAAATAACAAAACGAAAGGCAAGAGAACAATGGGTATACCAAAAATCACTCGCAAGATTCCCCAAAGGGTACTCTTTCTTTTTCTTCGGATGCTTTGAATACCACGGCCAATATTGAAAGCGCCAATACCAAACAGAAAAACCAAAGCCAGCAATACACCATACGTTTTGTTCACAAGGGCAGTATAGTAAACAGAGGGCTAAATGTCACAAAAAATTAATGTGTTAAAAATTATAATGCAGGGCTGCCAAGAATTAAGGTGAGTTCACCTTTGAGGTTACCTGGACGTGTTTTTATTGTTTTTAGCAAGCTTGCAGCAGATCCCAATTGGTATTCTTCATAGGTTTTACTCATTTCTCTGGCCATGAAAATTTGTTTTTCAGGGCATAAATCCGCTAATACATAGAGAGTTTTTTCAACTCTTTTAGCACTTTCAAAAAAAACGATAGGGTCGGGAAAGTTAACGAAGTATTCTAGGGCTTTACTACGAAGTTTCCCTTTTTTAGCCAAAAAACCTAAAAATAAAAAACTTTCTCCTTTGAGGCCACAAACCGATAAAGCTGTGCTTACGGCACTTGGTCCAGGCAAGGGGATAACTGAATAACCTTGGTCTCTACAAATTGCAACCAAACGGTTACCAGGATCGCTGATGCAAGGAGTTCCAGCATCAGTAACAAAGGCAACATCCTCGCCAAGGTTTAAATGTTCAATAATTGTTTTAGAAGCCTGCATGATTTTAAACTCATCTGCTCTTATTAGGGGCTTTTTGAGTGACAATTTACTGAGTAAAATTCCCGTTTTTCGAGTATCTTCACTGGCAACCAAGTCAACGTTTTCCAGTGTTTTAACGCTTCTTGGGCTAAGATCATCTAGATTACCAATAGGTGTGGGAACAATAAAAAGTGTTCCCGCAGTGTTTAAAGGTTTTTCAATCATGCAAGAGTACGCTATAATAGATAAAGAACGTTATGAAAATGAAAATATTAAAACAACAGGCTTTATTTTTACTGGTTTTTTTGTTTGTGAGCTGTGGGGGCAAAGGCGGCTCTTTAATGGCTGACTTAATCACAACTGGTATGAGCAACCCTGAAAATATAGATAAGTTTATTGCTACGGTCAGTAGCCCAGGTGCGGACAATCTATTTTATCCAAGCAGCTGTTTAGAGTGTGATAATGGCTCAAGTAACTGTGATGCAGGGGATAAGTGCGTTGCACAAAATTGTGGTTTTGATCCCTCTGGACCATTTTCTTTAGATATAACCTTTGGTAGTTTCCCCAAAGGTTCAACAGTGCAAGTGACTGTATGTGCTCTAGATAATACTCCACAATTCATTGGTTTTGCTCAAAGTAATGCTGTCAATGCGGATGGTGAGTTGGTCTTATTAACCATGCAAAATGACAGTGGTGGAGGTGACTGCAGTCAATGGATGCCCCCACTTTGTTCGTGAACCATTTTAAAAAGCGATTCCCAAGACTTTAAGCTTTGTTTGGGGACAAGAAAAAACAACACCTTAGAAATTATTCAATATCAAACTTAATTAGCTTAGGTCACTGCGTGTAACCAATTTAGCTTTTGGTTTTTTCTCGTTACTCTCTTGATTTTCATGGCTGGAGGAGGGTTCTTTATTGTCATTTGAAAAAGTATTTGCCATCTTCTCACTCTGCTTTTCATCTGTTGAATCACTGACAGACTTTTCTTTACGATCAATTTTGTTTGCTTGAGGTGAAGGTTTTTGAGCTAGTTTTGGTTTTTTAGAAGCTTTTTCTTTTTTTGGTTCTAATGCAGTTGTTGTAGCATTGGTGTCTTGTTTTTCATTTACAATTATTGTGTTCTCTGTACTTTTTGCAGTAGAAGCATCTTCAGGCAATGCTTTTTCTTTTTTCGATGACATTATGCCATGGCCAGTAAAATTAATAGTGTAAGTTTCGATGTGGACATTGGCCTGTTCTTTGATAACAATTTTTCTACCTGTTTTATTTTCTATATATTGAATAAACGGATATTGCTCATGTTTCAAAATATTACCAACACTAGGGTGAACACATAATTCAACATTTTCATAACTGTTACGTTCAATTATAATATGCTCAAGTTTTCTTAAAAGGTCATAAGCAATTGTTACAGAGGATTTGTGGTAACCGTTACCATTACAATTGCTACAAGGTTCACACAAACTTCTTACTAAACTTTCTCTTGTTCGTTTACGTGTCATTTCAACCAAACCAAGCTCAGAAATCTGTAAAACATTGGTTTTAGCTTTGTCATCCGCTAAATTTTCTTCCAGCTTTTTATAGACTTTTTCTCGATTGGAACGGCGATCCATATCAATAATATCAAGAATAATTAAACCGCCTAAGTTACGTAAACGCAACTGAGATACAATTTCATCAACTGCTTCTAGATTTGTTTGTAAAACTGTTTCTTCCAAGCTTTTTGAGCCAACGAACCTACCTGTATTGACATCAACAGAGGTTAAAGCCTCGGTTTGTTCAATGATTAAATATCCACCAGATTTCAACCACACTTTTTTACCTAAGGCTTTGTTTAACGGTTCTTCCAAATTATAATGTTCAAACAATGGTTTTGAATCTTTATACAAATGAACTACATCTTGGCCACGACCTTTAAGACTTGGACCCATAAAATCTAGAATTTTTTTATAGTCTGTTTTGTTATCAACAATAATTTCTTCTACATCTTGAGTAAAAAAGTCTCTGACCAATCGTTCTACCAAGTCAAGGTCTTCATGAATCAAGGCAGGGGATTTTGCTAATTTATTTTTTCTTAAGATATTTTTCCATTGTTTTTCAAGATATTCTACATCACTAGCGATGCTTTCATCACTTTGTCCAGATGCGGCAGTTCTAATAATAAACCCACCTTCAAGTGTTTGAGTTTCTTCGATGACAGCGCGCAAACGCTTGCGTTCTTTTTCATGGTCAATTTTGCGAGAAACACCAACATGATTGACAGTTGGCATGTAAACCAGATTTCTACCTGGTAATGATACATGAGATGTTAAACGAGCACCTTTTGTACTGATAGGATCTTTGGCTACTTGCACCATCACATCTTGACCTTGTGTTAAGACATGCTCTATTTTTTTATCGTTTTTATTTTTACGACGTGCTTCTTGAATTTCTCTGGCATCAAAAGCATCACCCAATTCATTTAAGATATCACTAACATACAAGAAAGCAGCACGTTCCAAGCCTATATCTACGAAAGCTGCCTGCATACCTGGGAGCACACGAGTTACTTTTCCTTTGTAGATATTACCAACAACACCTTGTTGGTTGGTTCGCTCAATGTAAACTTCTGCCAGTTTATTGTTTTCTACCACACCTACACGAACTTCTTGTGGTGTAGAGTTAACCAATAGTTTTGATTTAATCATATTTAATCCCTTCTTAAAGGGAGATAAAATGCAAAGTATAGAGTAGCAAACGGTCTTTAATATAGATTTGATAAAGTTTAATGTATGATATTAAACTTTAAATCTGAATATTGTGTTGTTTGATCCCATGTTACAAAAATTTTATCTACCCTAGCTTGAGGCGGGCCATGCTGGCACCATTGCAATAACTTATTTAAGCTTTGCAGTGATCCTTGAGCATCAATCTTTACATCACCATTAGAAAGGTTGGTTACGAATCCTTGAATTTGAAGTTTTGAAGCTTGTTTTTGGGTATTTCTCCTAAAATAAACAGCTTGAACCTTTCCCTGTACAATGGCACAAAATCGTCTAGCCAAACGCACCTCATGTTAAAAAACACTTAAAGTTTAAAGTAACAAGCCAACACCCAATGTGCCACGTGCTTTGCTACCTTAAAGTTATATCAGAAAATATATCAAGTCATCTGACTTGGAAATCTCCCTAGTAAAAACAATACTTTAATAGTATGAATTTTATAATAATGCAATTAAATTTATGCTTTGTTTTTCGCTATTTTAAGCGTGTATCTAGTGTTTTTGACAGTTTTTTATTGATTTATGCTTTAAAATAAGGTTAAAAGCAGCTTTCGTTAAGCAAGAAAGGTTAATCATGGGTAAAAAAGATAATAGAAGAACACCAAAAATGAAAAGAAAAGTAGGTCAAAAAAAACTTAAAGCCAGAGTTGCTAGAAGAAAGCAAGAATCATCGAAAAAATAAAGTATAAAACCTCTATTTTAACCAGTGATTCTATCAGCATTCAGGCTGAATATTGGTTAAATTCTAATGCAAGTTCAAATGACGTTCTTGTGCTTGCTCATCCACACCCTTTACATGGGGGTAGTTTAAACAATAAAGTTATTGACCAGCTTTTTAAAAAATTTAATGGCTACGCAGCGTTGCGTTTTAATTTTAGAGGGGTTGGGGAAAGCTCAGGTCAATATGACCAGGGTTTTGGTGAATTGGATGATCTAATGGCGGTCATAGATTATTCACTAAAAACCTTTGACTGTCAGTTAGAAAATATTGTTCTCTGTGGTTACTCTTTTGGATCATGGATAGCTTGGCAACTGACAACAGCACATAATTGGAAGTTAAAAGCATTGCATCTTATTGCACCTCCTGCACTTAAATATCCATTTAACGCAAGCATTCCACAAGCAACCAATGTTTATATTTGGAGTGCTGAAAAAGATGAACTGATTGACCATCAAAATACGCTTGATTGGGTAGAGCAACTGCGCAATGATGCAGGTAAAAAAATTCAGCACACAACAATTAAAGAGGCTGACCATTATTTTATTGGAAAGACGGTCTCTTTAATTGATCAAGTTTTAGCAGTATTGAACACATAACTTTTTTATTGGGTGTATCAAAATAAAACCAACTGCAGATAAATTATATAACTCTGTTTTATTATATATTGCGATTTTTAATATTTAAAATAAGATGATTCAATGATTTTAAGTAATTTAGAGTATGTTCCTCATAAACAGATTAACCAACATCTAGGGATTGTTTCAGGCAGTACAGTCAGAGCAAAACATGCAGGTAAAGATTTACTCGCTGGATTAAAAAACGTATTTGGTGGTGAACTAACGGCTTATACTGAACTACTATCTGAGTCTAGAGAAGAAGCCATGCAAAGAATGATTGCACAAGCAGAAAGCTTAGGTGCCAATGCAATTATCAATATAAGGTTTTCAACATCTTCGGTAACCGCTGGAGCAGCTGAATTGTATGTTTATGGAACGGCTGTAAAGTTAGATTAATTGTATGTTTGAACTTTCGATAACAGTGATATCACTGGCCTTAGGTTATTTTATAGGTAGTGCAGTAGAAAAAAAGCACTATGCCTCTATACGTATAAGAGAACAGCAGTTAGCAAATCTACATGTTTATAATACAAAAAAATTGAGTGAAGAAGATAAAAAAAGTGAATATGCAACAGTATTGGTTGAAGGACATGTGGTTATTGCTATTGATGCATTTAAAAAACTTAGCAGTGCTTTGAGTAGTTTTTTTGGTGGTAGAGTAAAAGCTTATGAAAGTATCATTGATAGAGCTAGACGTGAAGCAACACTGCGAATGAAAGAAAAAGCTCAAACATTAAAAGCAGATAAAATTATGAATTTTCGTATTATTACTTCCACAATTGGGCAACAGCAGGGTGATAAAGGTACGGGTGCTGCTGAAGCTATTGCTTATGGCACAGCCTTTATTAAACTGAATAAAAACTCATAAATCAACTTATATAGATGCCAGCACAAAAATTACCCAATGAATTTGTAAACTTTAGCCAAGAGCACCCTTTAAAAGGTGTGCTAAAAATGTTACTCAGCTTAGCTGTTATTATGGGACTGATTTTTGTTGCTCTGTTATTGTTTTTTCAGTGGTTTGCACCAAGCATCAGTTTTAAAACTGAAAAAAAATGGTTTTCAAAATCATTTGTTTTTTCAAGCAATAAAAACTTTTTGCAACACAATGACCAGTATTTTCAAGATCTAAACAATCTTGTTCAAAATATAGCACGCCAAGCTGGTTTTGATCAGGGTGATATTGAACTATACATTGCGTGCAATGATCTTAACAATGCCTTTGCCTATCCCGGAGGGAAACTTATTTTTAATAAAGGCTTACTCAAGACAATTAACAGTGAAAATGAATTGGCTATGGTTATTGGCCATGAATTAGGACATGTTCTTCATAGAGATCATCTCAAAGGTTTGGGCATAGGATTATCCATGGGGATTGTAGCAATGTTTATCCCAAAAGACCTAAGGTCTATGGTAACTGAAAAAATGAACCAATGGTTAATGTTGAAACATAATAGAGATCAAGAGGCTAAAGCCGATATTGAAGGGGTTAAGCTTTTGTATAAACATTATGGTCATGTTAGTGGTGCAGAAGATTTTTTTAAAAAAATGGCCAAAGATGAAGCGTCACCTTTAAATCAATATGAAAAAGATTGGTTTTCTACACACCCATCGTCAGAAAAACGTATTGATAGACTCAATACTTATATCCTAGAACAAGATTGGCCAAAGATGAAGCTTATAGATTATCAAAAAGATCATTGGGACAACTTATGTCGCACAAGTTTAAGTGAATAAAAGAGTTTTTTAGAAAAAATTAGTTTAAGTTATTAATATTAAATGGTTTTATAAGTGTGTTTTTGGCATGGCTGTTGCATTTAACTATGTATTATGAAAAATACTGTCAAAATTATGGTTATATGCATGGTTTTAACAGGGGGAACTGTATTTGTTAAAGTGGCGAGTAATGCATTTAAGCAGCAAACAAAACAATACAGCGTTAATCTAGAGCAAAAAAATAAAGAAAAACTAATGATTGCAATAGAAGCAGAAAAAGAAGCACAAGAGGCTTTAGATGCTTACTATGGTGAAGTTTATGCTGCAAAAGCGCAATCCAAAGAATCAAAAAAAGCATTTAAGTTTGATGCACCAAAACATGATATTAAGGATATTGACATCAAAGACATTGATTTGGCTAGCCTTAAAACGGATGACTTAAATAGTAAGTTTACAACCCAAGATTCAGATGTTCATTTACGTTTATGGAAAAAGAATCCTAAAGAGTTTTTAAACAATAAAATATAGTTTTATATTTTTATTGGTATGTTTGAACATCAATAGAAAAAAAACTAGAAATAGCATCAATAAGTGGTCTGCAACTTTCTTTGTTTAATGCACTGATGCCAATAGCATTGTATTGTTGACAGATTTCTTGAGCATGCTCGGCTTCTAGTAGATCAATTTTATTAAAGACCAAGATTTTTTTTATATTTTGACAGTCAAGTTCAGTTAAAATTTGATCTACAATTTCTATATGATCATGAAATGCCGGATTAGATACATCAATAACATGCAATAATAACTGCGCATCTTGAATTTCTTCTAGAGTGGCTTTAAACGCTTGCATCAAATCTTTTGGTAAGTTTCTGATGAAACCTACCGTATCCGTTAAAATAACTTCTCTTTCTTGTGGGAAACGCAAGCGCTTTGAAAAGGGATCTAAGGTGGCAAATAATTTATTTTCTGCCATAGCCTTAGCTTGGGTTAAAGTATTTAAAAGAGTAGACTTACCAGCATTGGTATAACCTAAAATAGATACAATAGGCACTTGATTTCTGATTCTTGATTTTCGTTTTTCAAAACGTTTTTTTTCAAGTTGCTTGAGCTTTTTTTCTAAATTATTGATTTTATCTCGTGCTTTTCGAGTATGAACTTCAAGTTTGGTTTCTCCAGGACCTCTACCACCAATACCACCCGTTAATCTTGATAAATGAGTCTCTCGCTCTCTAAGACGTGGAAGCATATACTTAAGTTGTGCAAGTTCTACTTGAAGTTTACCATCATGACTTTGAGCACGTTTAGCAAAAATATCTAAAATGAGTTGAGTCCTATCAATAACTTTTAAGTCTGTGAGTTTACCAATATTACTTAGCTGTGTTGGACTAAGGTCTTGCAAAAAAACAAGATAATCAACCTCTTTAAATAAAGCATCTTCTGCAATACTTAACAGCTTACCTTGTCCAAAAAAGGTTTTAACGTCTGGCGTGTCTTTTCTTTGAAGAGCTTGATCAACCACATTTAAGCCAGCTGTTTTGCACAGTTCTAGTAGTTCAGCGTAATCTTGTTCAAAAAATAAATTTTTAGAGGTTTTTATGGCACAAATAATAGCTTGATTATCAGGCCTTAAATCTTCTGCTGCAGCAGTGTTTGATATAATTTCTTTTTCTAAATCAATTGAAAATTGATAGGCATCAAAATGATCATTGATATCAAATGGTTCAAGACTTAATGTTGCTTGCGTATACTTTGGGTTAGGGTGTAAATAAGATAAATTGCAAAAGCTATAATCTGGGTTTTTTTTATGGGAAGAAACTTGTATTTTACAAACATAATCTAAACGTTTGATCAAGAGGTTGTTAATGTTTTGCTGGCTCAATAGATTAGAAAATGGAGATACAATAAACATGCGCATGCCACTTAGCCTGACAAGACCTTGACGAAATCTTTGTAAATCAGGAAAATTAACATCCTTAGCATTGCCAATGCTAACGGCGATGATTTCACCAGATCGACTTTGTATAGCAGCAATATGTATATTTAGGCTTAGGGCAATATTTGATAGTGCATTCAAAGTTGGTTTTGCAATTAAATCCTGGCGTTTAAATTTATAACGTAGAATTTTTTGTAACTCTTTTTTATAATGACTTTTGAGATGCTCTGAGTGGCCAAGAATAGGAAGTGTTTTCATAAGTTATCAAACTAAAAAAATTATTTTTTTAATAACTGCTGAGCAGTTGCATAAGGAATTTC from Oligoflexia bacterium includes the following:
- a CDS encoding glycine C-acetyltransferase, with protein sequence MTFNEKISNYIHQLKEKGEYKRIQTLLSAQDAQVEMKGYDKVMVFSSNNYLGLANESSVKDAMKKSIDVYGAGTASVRFICGTLGIHQQLEQATADLVGTEAATTYASCWNANEAVFQTLFGEGDILISDALNHASIIDGMRLAKKVDKKVYQHSDMNHLENILKESSAYENRVIITDGVFSMEGDIAKLPEIIALAKKYNAIIVIDDSHSTGVLGATGRGTAEHFDLMGQVDIITGTYGKALGGAAGGFIAGKKDVVDYCVQQSRPQLFSNALPPAVAASALQAIQILVREPERVEKLRNNAKYFRRRIKDKGLNPLEGDTPIVPIIVGETSLAIKMSERLLEEGLFVTGFGFPVVPKGEARLRIQISSAHNKELMDQAIEKIANVYAQLN
- a CDS encoding leucyl aminopeptidase yields the protein MKKTLMDTYKISFTKSSGYKNVILAIDKNFVLQDNSITLDVAIKSRVETFLNANNQDKEKKVLSFSLYEHGIEQVYLVNVDTKDNAALIERFASLGQKVRSAKIADIALYAWKGASGSGALAAAAEGFLLGSYVFKGYKNLKGYQVDFTGLDIVVSDAEKTKTLEAELDEVKAMVAGTFLTRDLVNEPANIINPSSMEQIARDLAKSGVWKVEVLDQQQIIKKGMNLLNSVGMGSIEKPRLVHLSYRPQGAKKTIAVVGKGVTYDTGGYSLKPQNAMYGMKSDMGGAGTCYGLVSIIAKTGIKVNVDVYTPLVENMVSDRATKPGDVFVAYNGRSVEIENTDAEGRLILADALSYAAEKKPDYIVDMATLTGAIVVALGDEIFAAFTKEDEVFTGIEKAAQASSEKIWRMPLEESYKKMLKSDVADCKNVGTRSGGAITAALFLSEFVGDVPWCHLDIAPTAFSDTNSALFPKGGTGNPVRSMYRWLKSLA
- a CDS encoding type II CAAX endopeptidase family protein, yielding MPLNSILVALLIYAGLFNAWVLPAQNIGRNSFSTVLLSPQIYLFLASFFIIRFAQPLKLNIKAYFTHSIIKNILYGLAYASIIPFFSMFLLGAYSFLDYQKTGQWFIPWHGQSICPYTQMDYAFLFLLAPLSEEIFFRGLLFPALKQKYNLHIAVLFSALLFMSTHGTYHLGSLVLGVAMAYATHFHKSLWPAIIYHSVANAYIPIMCWFFPNALSFFDKFTVFFFSQ
- the rsmI gene encoding 16S rRNA (cytidine(1402)-2'-O)-methyltransferase — its product is MIEKPLNTAGTLFIVPTPIGNLDDLSPRSVKTLENVDLVASEDTRKTGILLSKLSLKKPLIRADEFKIMQASKTIIEHLNLGEDVAFVTDAGTPCISDPGNRLVAICRDQGYSVIPLPGPSAVSTALSVCGLKGESFLFLGFLAKKGKLRSKALEYFVNFPDPIVFFESAKRVEKTLYVLADLCPEKQIFMAREMSKTYEEYQLGSAASLLKTIKTRPGNLKGELTLILGSPAL
- a CDS encoding Rne/Rng family ribonuclease, whose product is MIKSKLLVNSTPQEVRVGVVENNKLAEVYIERTNQQGVVGNIYKGKVTRVLPGMQAAFVDIGLERAAFLYVSDILNELGDAFDAREIQEARRKNKNDKKIEHVLTQGQDVMVQVAKDPISTKGARLTSHVSLPGRNLVYMPTVNHVGVSRKIDHEKERKRLRAVIEETQTLEGGFIIRTAASGQSDESIASDVEYLEKQWKNILRKNKLAKSPALIHEDLDLVERLVRDFFTQDVEEIIVDNKTDYKKILDFMGPSLKGRGQDVVHLYKDSKPLFEHYNLEEPLNKALGKKVWLKSGGYLIIEQTEALTSVDVNTGRFVGSKSLEETVLQTNLEAVDEIVSQLRLRNLGGLIILDIIDMDRRSNREKVYKKLEENLADDKAKTNVLQISELGLVEMTRKRTRESLVRSLCEPCSNCNGNGYHKSSVTIAYDLLRKLEHIIIERNSYENVELCVHPSVGNILKHEQYPFIQYIENKTGRKIVIKEQANVHIETYTINFTGHGIMSSKKEKALPEDASTAKSTENTIIVNEKQDTNATTTALEPKKEKASKKPKLAQKPSPQANKIDRKEKSVSDSTDEKQSEKMANTFSNDNKEPSSSHENQESNEKKPKAKLVTRSDLS
- a CDS encoding acylphosphatase, which codes for MARRFCAIVQGKVQAVYFRRNTQKQASKLQIQGFVTNLSNGDVKIDAQGSLQSLNKLLQWCQHGPPQARVDKIFVTWDQTTQYSDLKFNIIH